From the genome of Bubalus bubalis isolate 160015118507 breed Murrah chromosome 2, NDDB_SH_1, whole genome shotgun sequence, one region includes:
- the LOC102405907 gene encoding protein FAM136A-like — MAELQQLQVQEAVDSMVKSLERENIRKMQGLMLRCSAAHCEESQASMQQVHQCIECCHAPLAQAQAPVTSELEKFQDRLARCTMYCNDKAKDSIDAGSKELHVKRQLETCVTKCVDDHMNLIPTMTRKMKESLSSIGK; from the coding sequence ATGGCGGAGCTGCAGCAGCTCCAGGTGCAGGAGGCGGTGGACTCCATGGTGAAGAGTCTGGAGAGAGAGAATATCCGGAAGATGCAGGGCCTCATGCTCCGGTGCAGCGCCGCCCATTGTGAGGAAAGCCAGGCGTCCATGCAGCAAGTGCACCAGTGCATTGAGTGCTGCCATGCACCTCTGGCTCAAGCCCAGGCCCCGGTGACCAGCGAGCTGGAGAAGTTCCAGGACCGCCTGGCCCGGTGCACCATGTATTGCAATGACAAGGCCAAAGATTCAATAGATGCAGGGAGTAAAGAGCTTCACGTGAAGCGGCAGCTGGAGACCTGCGTGACCAAGTGTGTGGATGACCACATGAACCTCATCCCAACCATGACCAGGAAGATGAAGGAGTCTCTCTCTTCCATTGGGAAATAG